From one Pseudomonas sp. B21-048 genomic stretch:
- a CDS encoding copper resistance protein B, translated as MTRLIRSTRLALALTGLTVSSAMAATGDMQGMDHSQMSGMDHSQMQSMDDGQMQPAAPTQSRTPIPALTDADRAAVYVSPAGHAVHDTALNYYFLADKLEWQDADDGSALAWDLSGWIGGDIDRLWLRSEGERVNGKTEDAEIQALWGHAISPWWDVVTGVRQDFKPGDPQTWAAFGVQGMALYNFETEATAFIGEGGQTAARLEGDYDILLTNRLILQPTAELNVYGKNDPQRGIGSGLSNTEAGLRLRYEIRREFAPYIGVTWNRTYGKTADYARDEGEDRSEARLVVGVRLWF; from the coding sequence ATGACCAGATTGATTCGCTCTACCCGCCTCGCTTTGGCGCTCACTGGCCTCACGGTCTCTTCGGCGATGGCCGCTACCGGTGACATGCAGGGCATGGACCATAGCCAGATGTCGGGCATGGATCACAGCCAAATGCAGAGCATGGACGATGGCCAGATGCAGCCCGCCGCGCCGACCCAAAGCCGCACGCCGATCCCGGCATTGACCGACGCCGACCGCGCCGCCGTCTACGTCAGCCCCGCCGGCCACGCCGTGCATGACACCGCACTCAACTATTACTTCCTCGCCGACAAACTCGAGTGGCAGGACGCCGACGACGGCAGCGCGTTGGCCTGGGATCTGTCCGGGTGGATCGGCGGCGACATCGATCGCCTGTGGCTGCGCTCCGAAGGCGAGCGCGTCAATGGCAAAACCGAAGACGCGGAAATCCAGGCCCTTTGGGGTCATGCGATCAGCCCATGGTGGGACGTGGTGACCGGCGTGCGCCAGGATTTCAAACCCGGCGATCCGCAAACCTGGGCCGCATTCGGCGTGCAAGGCATGGCGCTGTACAACTTCGAAACCGAAGCCACCGCCTTCATCGGCGAAGGTGGCCAGACCGCCGCACGCCTTGAAGGTGACTACGACATCCTGCTCACCAACCGACTGATTTTGCAGCCGACCGCCGAGCTCAACGTCTATGGCAAAAACGACCCGCAACGGGGCATCGGCTCCGGGCTGTCCAACACCGAAGCCGGCCTGCGATTGCGCTATGAAATCCGTCGGGAATTCGCGCCCTACATCGGCGTGACCTGGAACCGCACCTATGGCAAAACCGCCGATTACGCCAGGGACGAAGGCGAGGACCGCAGCGAAGCCCGCCTCGTCGTCGGCGTTCGGCTGTGGTTCTAA
- a CDS encoding copper resistance system multicopper oxidase yields the protein MHSNTSRRTFVKGLAAGGVLAGFGLWRTPVWAVTSPGEPNVLAGTDFDLLIGETPVNITGNPRTAMTINGGIPGPLLRWREGDTVTLRVKNKLKDSTSIHWHGILLPANMDGVPGLSFHGIEPDGMYVYQFKVRQNGTYWYHSHSGFQEQSGVYGPLVIDAKDPEPFQYDRDYVVMLTDWTDEDAVGLMNKLKKQSDYYNYHKRTVGDFIHDVSEKGWGSTVADRKMWAEMKMNPTDLADVSGATYTYLMNGQAPNMNWTGVFRPGEKLRLRFINGSSMTYFDVRIPGLKMTVIAADGQHVKPVSVDEFRIAVAETFDVIVEPTQDAYTLFAQSMDRTGFARGTLAAKAGLSAPVPPLDPRPLVTMDDMGMGGMDHGSMGGDMAGMDHSATQGMTGMDGGDIQGMDNMAGMDHSSMAMGGMAGMQSHPNTEKDNPLVDMQAMTTSPKLDDPGLGLRDNGRRVLTYSDLRSTFEDPDGREPGRTIELHLTGHMEKFAWSFNGVKFSDAEPLRLKYGERIRVVLVNDTMMTHPIHLHGMWSDLEDENGQFMVRKHTIDMPPGSKRSYRVTADALGRWAYHCHLLYHMEMGMFREVRVEE from the coding sequence ATGCATTCCAACACCTCAAGACGCACCTTCGTGAAGGGCCTGGCCGCTGGCGGAGTCCTCGCTGGCTTCGGGCTGTGGCGCACGCCGGTCTGGGCGGTCACCAGCCCCGGCGAACCGAACGTGCTGGCCGGCACCGACTTCGACCTGCTCATCGGCGAAACCCCGGTCAACATCACCGGCAACCCTCGAACCGCGATGACCATCAACGGCGGCATTCCCGGTCCCCTGCTGCGCTGGCGTGAAGGCGACACCGTCACCCTGCGGGTAAAAAACAAACTCAAGGACAGCACCTCGATTCACTGGCACGGCATCTTGCTGCCCGCCAACATGGACGGCGTGCCGGGTCTGAGTTTTCACGGCATCGAGCCAGATGGGATGTACGTCTACCAGTTCAAAGTCCGGCAGAACGGCACTTACTGGTACCACAGCCATTCGGGTTTTCAGGAACAGTCCGGTGTTTACGGGCCATTGGTGATCGATGCCAAGGATCCGGAGCCATTCCAGTACGACCGCGACTATGTAGTGATGCTCACCGACTGGACCGACGAAGACGCCGTCGGCCTGATGAATAAACTCAAGAAACAATCGGATTACTACAACTACCACAAGCGTACCGTGGGCGATTTCATCCACGACGTCAGCGAGAAAGGCTGGGGCTCGACGGTGGCCGATCGCAAGATGTGGGCCGAGATGAAGATGAACCCCACCGATCTGGCTGACGTCAGCGGCGCCACTTACACCTACTTGATGAACGGCCAGGCGCCGAACATGAACTGGACGGGCGTATTCCGCCCCGGCGAAAAGCTGCGACTGCGGTTCATCAACGGCTCGTCAATGACCTACTTCGACGTGCGCATCCCAGGCCTGAAAATGACCGTGATCGCGGCGGATGGCCAACACGTCAAACCGGTGAGCGTCGACGAGTTCCGTATCGCGGTGGCGGAGACGTTCGATGTGATCGTCGAGCCGACCCAGGACGCCTACACCCTGTTCGCGCAGTCGATGGATCGAACGGGGTTTGCCCGAGGCACGCTTGCGGCGAAAGCCGGGTTGTCGGCGCCGGTGCCACCGCTGGATCCGCGACCGCTGGTGACCATGGATGACATGGGCATGGGCGGGATGGATCACGGCAGCATGGGCGGCGACATGGCGGGGATGGATCACAGTGCCACGCAAGGCATGACGGGCATGGACGGCGGTGACATCCAGGGCATGGACAACATGGCCGGGATGGATCATAGCAGCATGGCCATGGGCGGCATGGCCGGTATGCAATCCCATCCAAACACGGAAAAAGACAACCCGCTGGTGGACATGCAAGCCATGACCACCTCGCCAAAACTCGACGACCCGGGCCTGGGCTTGCGCGACAACGGCCGCCGCGTGCTGACCTACTCCGACCTGCGCAGCACCTTCGAAGACCCGGACGGCCGCGAGCCCGGTCGCACCATCGAGTTGCACCTGACCGGCCACATGGAGAAATTCGCCTGGTCGTTCAACGGCGTGAAATTCTCCGATGCCGAACCGCTGCGACTTAAGTACGGCGAGCGAATCCGGGTGGTGCTGGTCAACGACACGATGATGACTCACCCCATTCACCTGCACGGCATGTGGAGCGACCTCGAAGACGAGAACGGCCAGTTCATGGTGCGCAAACACACCATCGACATGCCGCCGGGATCAAAGCGCAGCTACCGGGTCACCGCCGACGCGCTCGGCCGCTGGGCCTATCACTGCCATCTCCTTTATCACATGGAAATGGGCATGTTCCGTGAAGTTCGCGTGGAAGAATGA
- a CDS encoding murein L,D-transpeptidase catalytic domain family protein: protein MAPDRFGFLMTALLLTAFTLPAAYADSLEAALIKAAPNANAKVIALAVRASQCSRAKSAAPVQRLAVIDYSLPSTAQRLWVFDLKQRKLLFHELVAHGRNSGENMARQFSNRNASFATSLGLYRTQSSYVGQNGYSLRMEGLEPGFNDNAFERAIVIHGAPYVSPDLARANGRIGRSLGCPAVRPAIAHQLIDSMKDGQLLFSYYPDQRWLKSSSYINCGNATVADSARLTGNQ from the coding sequence ATGGCCCCAGACCGCTTCGGCTTTTTAATGACGGCCCTGTTGCTGACCGCTTTTACATTACCGGCAGCCTACGCCGATTCGCTTGAAGCCGCGCTGATCAAAGCGGCCCCCAATGCCAACGCCAAGGTAATCGCCCTGGCCGTACGCGCTTCCCAATGCAGCCGGGCTAAAAGTGCGGCTCCGGTGCAAAGACTAGCAGTGATCGATTATTCCCTGCCCTCGACCGCGCAGCGTCTTTGGGTGTTCGACCTTAAACAACGCAAATTGTTGTTCCATGAACTGGTCGCCCACGGTCGCAACAGCGGCGAAAACATGGCCCGTCAGTTCTCCAACCGCAATGCCAGCTTCGCCACTAGTCTGGGTTTGTACCGAACCCAGTCCAGCTATGTCGGGCAGAACGGTTATTCGTTGCGCATGGAAGGTCTGGAGCCGGGATTCAACGACAACGCTTTCGAGCGGGCAATCGTTATTCATGGCGCGCCGTATGTCAGTCCCGACCTGGCCCGAGCGAATGGCCGGATCGGCAGAAGCCTGGGTTGCCCGGCAGTGAGGCCTGCGATTGCGCATCAGCTGATCGACTCGATGAAGGATGGGCAGCTGTTGTTTTCTTACTATCCAGATCAGCGCTGGTTGAAATCTTCTTCGTATATCAATTGCGGTAACGCCACCGTGGCGGACTCGGCCAGGCTGACTGGAAATCAATGA
- a CDS encoding murein L,D-transpeptidase — translation MGQLTRLFVISRIFFMGFLISGMAIAETSPIEPPSPISVVAEAAPGDYVGQAIQAALAPLSSAFPPLLTSPRHQRVDVNRAVLDFYSHRGYRAAWTDDDDVVQLLKSLSDTGVDGLDPEDFRIAELVTARNSMQTTAPTPGQQAAFDISATQTFITALLQLRRGKVDPSRLDIHWNFDPVGIDPREDVNLFFAALDSHEVARAFAQAPPQEAIYGTLRQGLAQLRRVRDSGGWPKIPAGQTLRPGMDDASVAQLRARLVAGGYLTAKMNARSDYDDTVMAAVKKYQAEQYLGADGVAGPATLAALNVPVEARIDQVRVNMERARWLLYKLQGTFVIVDIAGYKVSFYRDGKLIWRSRVQVGKPYRSTPIFQSEITYVTFNPTWTVPPTILVKDMLPKIRNNPGYLDANRIRVIDREGNVLDPLTVDWDNPRGLTLRQDAGSDNSLGQVVIRFPNDYAIYLHDTPHRELFAQSNRATSSGCIRVENPLQLVELLFNDPVRWDSAGIQKQLANGKTENIRLPVKVPVLLAYWTVDLSLDGRVTFKPDVYGYDNPVLRALNLPSERPTLDGRRAAPPSMAVGQNKL, via the coding sequence ATGGGGCAGTTAACAAGGTTATTCGTCATAAGCCGCATATTTTTTATGGGCTTTCTGATAAGCGGCATGGCAATTGCGGAAACTTCGCCGATTGAGCCGCCATCTCCCATTAGCGTGGTCGCGGAGGCAGCGCCTGGCGATTACGTTGGTCAGGCGATTCAGGCTGCGTTGGCGCCATTGAGTTCGGCGTTTCCCCCGTTGCTCACCTCGCCGCGTCATCAACGGGTCGACGTTAACCGAGCTGTGCTGGATTTTTATAGCCATCGTGGCTATCGCGCCGCCTGGACGGACGATGACGATGTCGTCCAGTTATTGAAAAGCCTGAGTGACACCGGGGTTGATGGCCTGGACCCCGAGGATTTTCGAATTGCCGAACTGGTCACGGCCAGAAACTCGATGCAGACAACGGCGCCAACCCCCGGGCAGCAGGCAGCTTTTGATATCTCGGCGACCCAGACGTTCATCACGGCGCTGCTGCAGTTGCGGCGCGGCAAGGTCGACCCTTCGCGGCTGGACATCCATTGGAATTTCGACCCGGTCGGCATCGATCCTCGGGAGGACGTCAATCTTTTCTTCGCCGCCCTCGACAGCCATGAGGTCGCGCGTGCGTTCGCCCAGGCGCCGCCACAAGAAGCGATTTATGGCACGTTGCGACAGGGGCTGGCGCAACTGCGCAGGGTTCGGGACAGTGGTGGCTGGCCAAAGATTCCAGCAGGGCAGACCCTCAGGCCCGGCATGGACGACGCCTCGGTTGCGCAATTGCGAGCTCGTTTAGTGGCGGGTGGTTATCTAACCGCGAAAATGAACGCGCGCTCCGACTACGACGACACCGTCATGGCGGCGGTGAAGAAGTATCAGGCTGAGCAATATCTAGGGGCGGATGGTGTGGCGGGGCCGGCGACACTCGCGGCGCTGAATGTGCCGGTCGAGGCGCGAATCGACCAGGTCCGCGTGAACATGGAGCGGGCGCGCTGGCTGCTGTACAAACTTCAGGGCACCTTTGTCATCGTCGACATCGCCGGGTACAAGGTTTCGTTCTATCGTGATGGCAAGCTGATATGGCGCTCCCGGGTGCAGGTGGGTAAACCGTATCGCAGCACACCGATTTTTCAATCCGAGATCACCTACGTCACGTTCAATCCGACCTGGACCGTGCCGCCGACCATTCTGGTTAAGGATATGCTGCCGAAGATTCGCAACAATCCCGGCTACCTCGATGCAAACCGGATTCGCGTGATCGATCGGGAAGGCAATGTGCTCGACCCGTTGACCGTCGATTGGGACAACCCGCGCGGCCTTACGCTGCGTCAGGATGCAGGGTCGGATAACTCGCTGGGGCAGGTGGTCATTCGCTTTCCCAATGACTATGCGATTTATCTGCACGACACACCGCATCGCGAGTTGTTTGCGCAATCCAATCGCGCGACCAGTTCTGGCTGTATTCGGGTAGAAAACCCGCTGCAATTAGTGGAGCTGTTGTTCAATGACCCGGTTCGCTGGGACAGCGCCGGGATTCAAAAGCAGTTAGCCAACGGCAAGACAGAGAACATCCGGCTCCCCGTGAAAGTGCCGGTGCTGTTGGCCTATTGGACGGTAGACCTGAGTCTTGACGGGCGAGTGACGTTCAAACCAGATGTGTATGGGTACGATAACCCGGTGTTACGGGCGCTGAATCTGCCTTCGGAACGGCCAACGCTGGACGGGAGGCGAGCGGCGCCTCCCTCGATGGCGGTGGGGCAGAACAAGCTGTAA
- a CDS encoding GGDEF domain-containing protein: protein MPIPLPDLHPASGGALKRLPLLKAAVLFIAAVCLCLCGLLYLQLEQSRRHDLALAEVSSSNLTRAMAQQAEDTFMKADLVLTSLVDGIQAEGFDAAQTPRMQNNFSRRVQTLHQLHGIFLFDRQGQWVVTSFDNLPRGPGVADREYFRFHQQNISSRAHIGPAIRSRENGEWIIPVSRRINDQNGNFQGVLLAGIKMSCFDQFFKSFSLDDNGAMFLALTDGTLLARRPFVESQIGTSLAQGEIFQKLLPNATSGNAMIDSVVDGIVRLYGYRQLDTYPVVVAAAASRDAILKDWCDTAIQSSVIVALVILGVGLFGWVFVHQVRAGERIEADLRQAQKTLELIATHDSLTGLANRRLFERALEAEFGRGARRLSPLSLIMLDIDYFKRYNDTYGHVAGDHCLAEVARALKSCCHRTVDLAVRYGGEEFAVLLPDTDIHGALTIAEQIRRGVMDKSIIHSGSPTGYVTVSLGCYSFVPTGHDSTEMLIKRADAALYQAKHSGRNRSAVLSMEGGVEALMRSDR, encoded by the coding sequence TTGCCTATCCCCCTTCCCGATTTACATCCCGCATCCGGTGGTGCCTTGAAGCGGTTGCCCCTGCTCAAAGCCGCAGTGCTGTTTATTGCCGCGGTGTGCCTCTGCCTTTGTGGGCTGCTGTACCTGCAACTGGAGCAATCGCGTCGACACGATCTGGCGTTGGCCGAGGTTTCTTCGTCGAACCTGACCCGGGCCATGGCGCAGCAGGCCGAAGACACCTTTATGAAAGCCGATCTGGTGCTGACCAGTCTGGTGGACGGGATTCAGGCTGAGGGCTTCGACGCTGCCCAGACGCCCCGCATGCAAAATAACTTTTCGCGGCGAGTGCAGACACTGCATCAGTTGCACGGGATATTCCTGTTCGACAGACAGGGGCAATGGGTCGTGACGTCGTTCGACAATCTGCCTCGTGGCCCAGGTGTGGCGGATCGGGAATACTTCAGGTTTCACCAGCAGAACATATCGTCCCGGGCACACATCGGCCCGGCGATTCGCAGTCGGGAGAATGGCGAGTGGATCATTCCGGTTTCCAGGCGAATCAACGATCAGAACGGCAATTTCCAGGGCGTATTGCTCGCTGGAATCAAGATGTCGTGCTTCGATCAATTCTTCAAAAGCTTCAGCCTCGATGACAACGGCGCAATGTTTTTGGCGTTGACCGATGGAACACTGCTGGCGAGACGACCTTTTGTGGAATCGCAGATCGGCACGTCATTGGCCCAGGGCGAAATTTTTCAAAAACTTCTGCCCAATGCGACATCAGGCAACGCCATGATTGATTCGGTGGTGGATGGCATTGTCCGCTTGTATGGTTATCGTCAGCTCGATACCTATCCAGTGGTGGTCGCGGCGGCGGCGTCCAGGGATGCGATCCTCAAGGACTGGTGTGACACGGCCATCCAATCCAGTGTGATCGTCGCTCTGGTCATCCTCGGCGTGGGGTTGTTCGGTTGGGTGTTCGTTCATCAGGTTCGAGCAGGCGAGCGGATCGAGGCCGATTTGCGCCAGGCGCAGAAAACCCTGGAATTGATCGCCACCCACGACAGCCTGACCGGGTTGGCCAACCGTCGATTGTTCGAGCGGGCGCTGGAGGCCGAGTTTGGACGCGGTGCCCGACGCTTGAGTCCGCTGAGCTTGATCATGCTCGATATCGACTATTTCAAGCGCTATAACGACACCTACGGTCATGTGGCCGGGGACCATTGCCTGGCTGAAGTGGCGCGAGCGCTGAAGAGTTGCTGTCATCGCACCGTCGATCTGGCGGTGCGCTATGGCGGTGAGGAGTTTGCAGTGTTGCTGCCCGATACCGATATCCACGGTGCGCTGACGATCGCCGAACAGATCCGTCGCGGCGTCATGGACAAGAGCATCATCCACAGCGGCTCACCTACGGGCTACGTGACGGTCAGCCTAGGCTGTTATTCGTTTGTGCCCACGGGGCATGACAGCACGGAAATGTTGATCAAGCGCGCGGATGCGGCGCTGTATCAGGCTAAACATTCGGGACGAAATCGTTCGGCGGTGTTGTCCATGGAAGGAGGTGTCGAGGCACTGATGCGCTCCGACCGCTGA
- the xth gene encoding exodeoxyribonuclease III, with product MKNLKIATFNVNGLRARLPNLLAWLAREQPDIACLQELKSVDGAFPVAELEAAGYGAVWHGQVSWNGVAILARDAQPLESRRGLPGDDSDTHSRYVEAAVHGVLVGCLYLPNGNPQPGPKFDYKLAWFERLISHAKDLQSSDHPVVLAGDYNVVPTDLDIYNPRSWLKDALLQPESRACYQRLLDQGWTDSLRYLYPEERIYTFWDYFRQHWQKNSGLRIDHLLLNPALSPYLQEAGVDAWVRNEPHASDHAPTWIRLGSRKRR from the coding sequence ATGAAGAACCTGAAAATCGCCACCTTCAACGTCAACGGCCTGCGCGCCCGCTTGCCGAATCTGCTGGCCTGGCTTGCGCGAGAACAGCCAGACATCGCCTGCTTGCAAGAACTTAAATCGGTCGACGGCGCGTTCCCCGTCGCCGAACTGGAGGCGGCCGGGTATGGCGCCGTCTGGCACGGCCAGGTGTCGTGGAACGGGGTGGCGATTCTGGCGCGTGATGCGCAACCGCTGGAGAGCCGGCGCGGTTTGCCGGGTGATGACAGCGATACCCATAGCCGTTACGTGGAAGCTGCCGTGCATGGGGTTCTAGTGGGTTGTCTGTACCTGCCCAATGGCAATCCGCAGCCGGGACCGAAGTTCGATTACAAACTGGCGTGGTTCGAGCGGCTGATCTCGCACGCCAAGGACCTACAGAGCAGCGACCATCCTGTGGTGCTGGCCGGCGATTACAACGTGGTGCCCACTGATCTGGACATCTACAACCCGCGCTCCTGGCTCAAGGACGCGCTGCTGCAACCCGAGAGCCGTGCGTGTTATCAGCGGCTGCTGGATCAGGGTTGGACCGATTCTCTGCGTTATCTGTATCCAGAGGAGCGGATCTACACCTTCTGGGATTATTTCCGTCAGCACTGGCAGAAAAACTCGGGGTTGCGAATCGATCATTTGCTGCTCAACCCGGCACTGAGTCCTTACCTGCAAGAGGCCGGCGTTGATGCCTGGGTTCGCAACGAACCTCATGCCAGCGATCATGCGCCGACATGGATTCGATTGGGTTCGCGCAAGCGTCGATAG
- a CDS encoding arylamine N-acetyltransferase, with amino-acid sequence MSETRLKNLALYLQRLGFDAPPAPTLETLRQLQLRHTGAFPFENLTTLLGEPVLIDLPSIEQKVLHDGRGGYCYELNNLFLALLQALGFDARGITGRVVMGQPEGAWTARTHRLSLVTLDGVRYITDVGFGGMVPTAPLMLDTDAEQFTPHEPYRIEPHADGYTLRANVGGEWRAMYIFDLQRQEDIDYTLGNWYVSTYPESSFLKQLMVARTGEGWRRTLNNGSFAIHRMGTASERREVTDAQELIGLLESEFGIRVPAQEVLKRVLDRLIGPVSQAN; translated from the coding sequence ATGAGCGAGACACGACTGAAAAATCTTGCGCTGTACCTGCAGCGCCTGGGCTTCGATGCGCCCCCGGCGCCGACCCTGGAAACCCTGCGCCAACTGCAACTGCGTCACACGGGTGCCTTCCCGTTCGAAAACCTCACCACGTTATTGGGCGAACCGGTGCTCATCGATCTGCCGTCCATAGAGCAGAAAGTCCTGCACGACGGTCGTGGTGGCTACTGCTATGAGCTCAACAACCTGTTCCTGGCCTTGCTTCAGGCACTGGGCTTCGACGCACGTGGCATCACCGGTCGCGTGGTCATGGGTCAGCCCGAAGGCGCATGGACCGCTCGCACCCACCGCTTGAGCCTGGTGACCCTCGACGGCGTGCGCTACATCACCGACGTCGGCTTCGGCGGTATGGTGCCCACCGCACCGCTAATGCTGGATACCGACGCCGAGCAGTTCACCCCTCACGAACCCTATCGCATCGAACCGCACGCCGACGGCTACACCCTGCGCGCCAACGTCGGCGGTGAATGGCGGGCGATGTACATCTTCGATCTGCAGCGTCAGGAAGACATCGATTACACCCTCGGCAACTGGTACGTCTCGACCTATCCCGAATCGTCCTTTCTCAAACAATTGATGGTGGCGCGGACCGGGGAGGGATGGCGGCGGACGCTGAACAATGGCAGTTTTGCCATTCATCGCATGGGCACCGCCAGCGAGCGGCGTGAGGTGACGGATGCGCAGGAGTTGATTGGGTTGCTGGAAAGTGAATTCGGAATTCGTGTGCCGGCGCAGGAGGTATTGAAGCGGGTACTTGACCGGTTGATTGGGCCTGTATCACAGGCAAATTGA
- a CDS encoding BrnA antitoxin family protein, protein MKDEYDFSNAKRGAVASSKGKTRITIMLDDVVIEAARASAESEGYGYQTVINNTLRQALLSDTSKTAKPDQNTAVTDVGHFKKGITASELKSLEKKLSEALSEIHHVMELEVRS, encoded by the coding sequence ATGAAAGATGAATACGACTTCAGCAACGCCAAGCGTGGAGCGGTTGCCTCCAGCAAAGGCAAGACCCGAATCACCATCATGCTCGATGATGTCGTCATAGAGGCCGCGCGTGCGTCGGCAGAAAGCGAGGGGTATGGCTACCAGACGGTGATCAACAATACGTTGCGCCAGGCATTGCTCAGCGACACAAGCAAAACGGCGAAGCCCGATCAGAACACTGCTGTTACCGATGTCGGGCATTTCAAAAAAGGCATCACCGCCTCCGAGCTGAAAAGCCTGGAAAAAAAATTGTCAGAGGCCCTCAGCGAAATCCATCATGTGATGGAGCTTGAAGTTCGCTCCTAG
- a CDS encoding BrnT family toxin codes for MKSFEIQYHKAKNAANKLKHQGVSLAETEPVFYDERALTLQDNHHDEPRWIIIGLDAKGRLLVVAYTYRDPNFVRIISARIATKNERRHYMEA; via the coding sequence ATGAAGTCATTCGAAATTCAGTACCACAAGGCAAAGAACGCGGCCAACAAACTAAAGCATCAAGGCGTCAGCCTCGCAGAGACAGAACCCGTGTTTTATGACGAACGAGCGCTGACGCTTCAGGACAACCACCATGATGAGCCGCGATGGATCATCATCGGGCTGGATGCCAAAGGTCGACTGCTGGTCGTTGCATACACCTACCGCGACCCGAATTTCGTGCGAATCATTTCCGCGCGCATCGCCACCAAAAACGAGCGTCGCCACTATATGGAGGCTTGA
- a CDS encoding nucleobase:cation symporter-2 family protein yields the protein MKTPHVSQQRPEDENLGIGANMAYGLQHVLTMYGGIVAVPLIIGQAAGLSPADIGLLIAASLFAGGLATLLQTLGLPFFGCQLPLVQGVSFSGVATMVAIVSSGGEGGFQSILGAVIAASLIGLLITPVFSRITKFFPPLVTGIVITTIGLTLMPVAARWAMGGNSHAPDFGSMANIGLAAVTLVLVLLLSKIGSATISRLSILLAMVIGTLIAVVLGMADFSSVTQGPMFGFPAPFHFGMPTFHFAAILSMCIVIMVTLVETSADILAVGEIIGTKVDSKRLGNGLRADMLSSMVAPIFGSFTQSAFAQNVGLVAVTGIKSRFVVATGGVFLVVLGLLPFMGRVIAAVPTSVLGGAGIVLFGTVAASGIRTLSKVDYRNNVNLIIVATSIGFGMIPIAAPNFYDHFPSWFATIFHSGISSSAIMAIVLNLTFNHLTAGNSDQQSVFAAGTERVLRYQDLAALREGDYFSEGKLRDCDVNEIPVVEAEHGHTEPRAAHAKSSEHV from the coding sequence ATGAAAACGCCCCATGTTTCACAACAACGGCCCGAGGATGAGAATCTCGGGATCGGCGCGAATATGGCTTACGGCCTGCAACACGTTCTGACCATGTATGGCGGTATCGTCGCGGTGCCTTTGATCATCGGCCAAGCGGCCGGGCTCTCGCCGGCGGACATCGGTTTGTTGATTGCTGCTTCATTGTTTGCAGGGGGGCTGGCGACGTTGCTGCAGACCCTGGGTTTACCGTTTTTCGGTTGTCAGTTACCGCTGGTGCAGGGTGTGTCGTTCTCCGGCGTTGCGACCATGGTGGCGATTGTCAGCAGTGGTGGGGAGGGCGGCTTTCAGTCGATTCTCGGGGCGGTGATTGCCGCGTCGCTGATCGGCTTGCTGATCACGCCGGTGTTCTCGCGAATCACCAAGTTCTTTCCGCCGCTGGTGACGGGCATTGTGATCACCACTATCGGCCTGACGCTGATGCCGGTGGCCGCACGCTGGGCCATGGGCGGCAACAGCCATGCCCCGGACTTCGGCAGCATGGCAAACATCGGTCTGGCGGCGGTGACGCTGGTGCTGGTACTGCTGCTGAGCAAAATCGGCAGTGCGACCATCTCCCGTTTGTCGATTCTCTTGGCCATGGTCATCGGCACGCTCATTGCCGTGGTCCTCGGCATGGCGGATTTCTCGTCCGTCACCCAAGGCCCGATGTTCGGCTTCCCGGCACCGTTTCATTTCGGCATGCCCACCTTCCACTTCGCCGCGATTCTGTCGATGTGCATTGTGATCATGGTGACCCTGGTGGAAACCTCCGCCGACATCCTGGCCGTCGGTGAAATCATCGGCACCAAGGTCGATTCCAAACGCTTGGGCAACGGCCTGCGCGCCGACATGCTGTCGAGCATGGTCGCGCCGATCTTCGGTTCCTTCACCCAGAGCGCCTTCGCCCAGAACGTCGGGCTGGTAGCGGTAACCGGGATCAAGAGCCGTTTCGTGGTGGCCACCGGTGGGGTGTTCCTGGTGGTGCTTGGATTGCTGCCGTTCATGGGGCGGGTTATCGCCGCCGTGCCGACCTCCGTGCTCGGCGGCGCCGGCATTGTGCTGTTCGGCACCGTGGCGGCCAGTGGCATTCGGACGCTGTCCAAGGTCGACTACCGCAACAACGTCAACCTGATCATCGTCGCCACCTCCATCGGCTTCGGCATGATCCCCATCGCCGCTCCGAACTTCTACGACCACTTCCCCAGCTGGTTCGCGACAATCTTCCACTCGGGCATCAGCTCCTCGGCGATCATGGCCATCGTCCTGAACCTGACCTTCAACCACCTCACGGCCGGCAACTCGGATCAACAATCGGTGTTTGCGGCCGGTACCGAGCGTGTCTTGCGTTATCAGGACCTGGCGGCGTTGCGGGAGGGGGATTACTTCAGCGAAGGCAAGCTGCGTGACTGCGACGTGAATGAGATTCCGGTGGTGGAGGCAGAGCATGGACATACAGAGCCGCGGGCGGCGCATGCGAAAAGCAGTGAGCATGTCTGA